AGGAATACAAATTTTCCAGAAGGGAGATCTCCAATGAATGAcagcaaaaaatattctacgtTGGTTTTCTAAGGAAAATAGGTGGAAATTCAGCATGGGCTcaattttggatattttaaatttcatttatcaattatgaTAGCAAACAATATATTCCTTATTCTGTAtacattaattacatttacttTTGTCAGCTTTGAAATACAAATCataatctgaaaaatattctaaaagctaccgaaaatttttttcagcaTTTTCAAGACCAATTCATCTTCCATTAACTATTTGATTTCACAAGCAACTGTCTTTCTCTCTGCCTTATGCAGTTCCATCTTTTCAACGGTCCATATAGTTTttgattgaattatataatttagaatttctttctgtattaaataaatggtaGAGAAATTgactttaaaagttttttatatatattcatgattttaatgaaGTTTTATTGTGAGCTGCTCtgcagaaattttattcattagtttatttttttaaataaaaaagtattttagaaatatgttaattatttaaaaaatatgtaaaactatatttttctgCAGGGTGGAGGTCTGACTATATAAATGACTATACTTGTTTTAAAGATTGAATTGCATAAAAAGAAAGGTTGCATCAATCGCAGATACTAAATTCGAGCACATGTTTtcaacatatattttcaacacTGAAGATTATGGGCAGACAGGAGACAATAACATGGTTTTTTCAGTAAGGATAGATTCTTATGCTATATGTTTCAGAAGAaggaagattattatataatatatattagaggAAGTATAGTGGATAAAAGTGCACAGGATACATTTTAAGTTCTGCGTAATCTTTAGTATAGAAACACAAAacttagttttatttatacctGAATATTAATCGtactttgttattattaattgtaagatacattttcttttcattataatatactaatcCGTATTTTTGTGTGATACTCAGGATTTGAAGGATTATATGAGACAGGCTGGTGAAGTGACATATGCAGATGCACATAAACAACGCAGGAACGAAGGGTAAGTTACAttgatttaaagaattttatttgttatataaattaacttgatataattatattaattatataacttaatattgCAGAGTTGTAGAATTTGCAACATATTCTGATTTGAAGAACGCCATCGATAAATTGGATGACACAGAACTAAATGGACGTAGAATCAGACTTATCGAGGATAAGAGACGGGGACGTCGTTCAAGATCCTCAAGTTCGAGATCAAGATCACGGTCACGATCTCGATCTCGTCGCCGATCCCGCTCCCGCTCAAGGTATTATCGTCGTTCTCGATCCCGATCAAGGTACTGTCGGGGGGGCGGCAATGTCTCCatcatttttactttaatactaATCATATTTGTAGCATATTAACTTCTAATTTCAATCACTTCAAAGTTACTTTCCATACTTCatggttaaatttaaaaattttcttttatgaatatttatcatacatCCAATTCGTCGTGCATGAAATAAGACATCATAATAACTTAgaacaattataattgatatgataattatttaattagatatattttgtaagtaatagttcaaatatattacaatttttttattgtatcagGAGTCGCCGTAGTTCTCGCAGCCGTAGCCGTCGCAGTAGCCGTTCCAAATCAAGAGCACATACTAAATCAAAATCGAAATCCAAATCCAAATCACCTGAACGTAGCCGAACTCGATCTAAATCCAAGTGGGtatcaatcttttattaatattacatcaattttaattatataaataattttgtaggatatttatttgctatttttcatgcacatttatttgttatcaaatattaatgcaatttttctatatttataaatatttcatttttatttttgacactgtttgaattaatttttttataaaattgtcattttattcatattttaacacGAGACCAtggaatcatttaaaaaagaagtttttatatttttaattgtattttcttgtattttcttcatttgaaCTATAATTTTACAGATCAAGAGACCGCTCAAAGTCGAAATCTAAGTCAAAGTCCAAATCCAGATCTCGTTCTAGGTCCAAGGCTGAGAGGTCAAAGTCCAGGTCACAGTCCAAATCTAAAGCTAAGTCTCCTTCAAAGTGAGTTTAATCGATATAGTTAGCGCAAGAAAAACAATCCACAGTCATCTCTTTAATATAGCTCTTCTTCCAGAGATAGATCTAGCCGCGAAAGATCGCGAGGTGACATATCGAGATCTCGATCAGGCAGTAAACATAGCAAAAGCCGTAGCCGTTCTCGTTCACCAATGAATGGCGATAAATCTCCAGAAAGTAATAAACAGAAAGTTGttgattaaagaaaatgtggaacaagaaaagaagagacttttatcgtaagaaaaaaagaattaaagaggaattttcctcttttcgtttctttttttctacgactaaatatatttaagaagccaatttttcatgcctttctttttaagaaacgTCGATTTTTTTGACATTACTACTTGTAATTAACATGTACATCGTATGGATAAgtgaaattctttaaatcttgTAAAATGAGGGACAGCGAAACAAAAGAAGTGAATGTAATTAACAATCGGcttaagtataattaaataattgtacatgATTTACTTAATGGAACCAATCTGTGTACATTAGTTATACGTAATTTTGATTGTACACTTGTCATCTGAAAAAACACCATTCGCATTTAGAGAAATAGGATGTCTTCATACGTACCTTAAATGAattctatacattttttgaTGTATCATCTTATATCAAGGAATTCTCTATAATGgctttttgtatatattcctAACAGTCACATTACAATAAGGAAATTATGTGATGTGTATTAAATTTAGTGGTAAGCGGTatcttatcaataaaatttcgcgCTAagcctatatttttattttcttttttattaattaattatttcaattattaatattttttatttatttaaatattttattagaagcaaatgtttttttacaattcagataattaactttaaatattagatatatcatcgattttcaagtttcaatccttttataaaaatatcaaacgagatgcaaaaatgaaatgcctaatcgtgtaaaaaaaattacacgtaTGCCTATTATGATTTGAGTgcataagattatatttaattcaattcaaaattggTAAAGTcgataagttttaaaaatttcttagatacattcttttataaatattcttatatgttatatatatatatcggacTGTATCCATAGTTCTTTTATGACTAATATGAatagaattgaattattcataaattaaaaatgtaaatatatataaaaatatatttgacaaaaaCGAATATGTatgtttgatatataaaaattacatcgaataaattttgatttgatttacaATCAAAAGATCAAACGAGAAAGATAAGCTACCTTTTTGCAGAGCAAgtataagaaaagaaagcaaacgaatggaaaaatttaaataactagaGAATTTCCATTGTCTTTAGAATTCTTATGaaacttgaagaaaaaaatgatgtaaCAAGAATTGActatcagcgccatctctcgagtatcaaagatattttttcaagaaagcaagaatcgaaaattagcaatatctcgaatatttttaaaaagataaatttagcattcaagagatggcgctgataatcaattcttattctgttttttttcttactttccttctttttatttatatttatttcatttgtggcattctagagatggcgctaattccctaatttttattacatttttatccttttctcattatttgtttttcttgttTGTATTTGTTCTTGGCATGTGATTAGAGACGAGATACGGAATGTCAATGaacatattttcatcatttcttttacaaaaCTGCAATAtgtcttaattttattctaagtCAAATCGATAACGTTAAAGATGAAACTAAAATGGTAAGAATATTCTAGTATTCTCGAAACATGGAACAAGAAATGcattaaatgttatatctATTCTGTATCTCGTCtgatataatagaaatcaTAAACGTCAAGTGGTTAGTAAATAAGTAAATCATATTCCTGCGAGCATGTATTTGTAATTGTggattttaagatatatatttataagaaagaaGTTTTGTTCAcactttttaatgttttacatttcaattaatttctgcgcattattcattgaatatacaaatagtgtacatacatataaatattatcaaagcaAACTCAATGTCGCTATATGTCTCATCgtcttttgttttaaatgttgTCAATCTGTCAATGAAGTCaaaacacttttttttttttaaatatatgactTCCTTGCCAGTCTGGCAATCGAATAGATggtctttaatattttgaaataaggaTAATAGAGCCTGCGTTGTTCGAATGTCTGAACGCCGAGATTCCACGTGTCAAAAACATGAATTGCCGAAATCATTGCAAGGTACAGAGGATGCCGAGTTCGTTTGGAGTATGATAACTGAAAGATTTCCAAATGCTGCACCGCTTTTATGTGAAATGGAAGCAGTTATCGATCGAGCAGAAGATCTTCTCCAACAACTGAGGGCACCTTGTCGTGAAATTGGTAGATTTCaaccatttttaataaactcttttaattaatcactacattttgaaatatataagataaatttcatttttttaaagtagaatttaagaaaaatttctcacgATTCTCTAGAGACATCAACCTCTTTCTGCACGCAAGATTCGGAAGAATCAACTGCAATGATTTCCGCTAAGGAATCAGCTACCGAAAACGATGTAGGtattggaaattataattcaattaaaataatcaaattatatttgcacCATAGATTATAGAAAGTGATACCATAAACAAGAACGTGGCAGAAACACAAGTTTCTGAAAGCAGTATGTATGGAACGgaaatcaatttgaataaCCAGAGTCAAGATTCAGTTATTAAAGAACAGGATACCGAAAGTCAATCGTTTGATTTGATTACGCTAAatcataattctaatatacGGAAACATTCTAGTGACGAATCTTCTTCACTTACTATTGAAACAAGTTTGCATAATTCTATTCAATGATAAGATTGAAATgctatataatgaataatcgaataccgatcgttatttttatttagataactATCAAATGGCAAAAGAGGCGCATAGCTTAGAAGAATGGGGTAAAATAGTAGATAATGCTCTACGAGAAAATACCggtattaataatgattataaaatctaattaattttacgattttaagtaataattcttatttacagACGAGGTACAATctgttaaaaaaacaattaatatgttCGAAAAACGTGTCAATTGtgaagaaacaaaaacagAAAGTTacataaatagtaattttatttaaaatttcaagttaatttaataaacaaatttatattagatgcaaatattttatagagcaCGAGGACTCTTGCATTATCCTGCATCGTCAAGAAACAGATGCTGGTGATTCTGTTTTACAAATTACTCCCGAACGAAACATGAAACCTccaaaattgatcgaaattaaTGATGGAATAAACGTTTCaatcaaagtaaaaaaaaaaaaaaattatccttctcttatatatttatacgtctaatttattctacaatttttacaatttat
The sequence above is drawn from the Apis cerana isolate GH-2021 linkage group LG11, AcerK_1.0, whole genome shotgun sequence genome and encodes:
- the LOC107995109 gene encoding uncharacterized protein LOC107995109, which produces MSERRDSTCQKHELPKSLQGTEDAEFVWSMITERFPNAAPLLCEMEAVIDRAEDLLQQLRAPCREIETSTSFCTQDSEESTAMISAKESATENDIIESDTINKNVAETQVSESSMYGTEINLNNQSQDSVIKEQDTESQSFDLITLNHNSNIRKHSSDESSSLTIETNNYQMAKEAHSLEEWGKIVDNALRENTDEVQSVKKTINMFEKRVNCEETKTESYINKHEDSCIILHRQETDAGDSVLQITPERNMKPPKLIEINDGINVSIKGSGDENSPIVDLRTPLNILETYAKRCKTSVEYEYNESPHRLKSSVYVIRGNLGGFAATCRGFSEESTKNDLAATILQMIANKQMKDEKLGTLADLTREELLEIINLGMDGLRETAQRKLYQLCLEKDVSVPKYTVEKEKTYQGLTYVATCSALGYTSEGRGLRECVAKKAAADELYHQYYEDEKARLKVSFFFFFKIIS